One window of the Ramlibacter henchirensis genome contains the following:
- the dnaE gene encoding DNA polymerase III subunit alpha: MFVHLRLHTEFSVVDGTNRIDDVVKAAAADGQPALGITDLNNLFGAIKFYKAARGAGVKPLIGSELFVQGLGADANALSRLLVLVQNKAGYLNLCELLARAWTGNVVRAQGVCKLEWLRELGEGLIVLSGAQAGPVGQALVQGDASRASQVALELASIFPHRFYLEVQRAGRADDETHVAAAVQLAANLKLPVVASHPVQFTTPEDYEAHEARVCISEGEILGNQRRVRRFTQEQYFKSSAQMEQLFADIPSAVANTLEIARRCNLVLELGKPRLPNFPTPNGMPIEDYFRLASHEGLKERMAHLYPNAARREKEMPRYVQRLEFEINTILKMGFPGYFLIVGDFINWAKNNGCPVGPGRGSGAGSLVAYALKITDLDPLQYNLLFERFLNPERVSMPDFDIDFCQSNRDRVIEYVKQKYGREAVSQIATFGTMAARAAIRDVGRVLDMSYTFCDGISKLIPNKPGQHITIDGALKVEPILAERLEKEDEVKTLLGLAQKLEGLTRNVGMHAGGVLIAPGKLTDFTPLYQQPGSESAVSQYDKDDVEAAGLVKFDFLGLATLTILEIAKDFIRARHKGQEDFAFENVPLDDAATYKLFADGKTEAVFQFESRGMQGMLRDARPTRLEDLIALNALYRPGPMDLIPSFVARKHGREEVEYPHPLVAEMLSETYGIMVYQEQVMQTAQILGGYTLGGADLLRRAMGKKKAEEMAQHREIFRAGAAKNGIPQEKADEIFDLMEKFAGYGFNKSHAAAYSLLAYHTGWLKVHYTAEFFCANMTVEMDDTDKLKVLFEDAIKNFGLSFEPPDVNRGVYRFEPISDKVIRYGLGAVKGTGQQAIEAIVRAREEGGPFKSLYDFSVRVDRTRINKRTVEALIKAGAFDALHRNRAELVASIDRAFDFAGACEANANQGGLFDMGDSHAASTQEPPLVEAMPWRVKEQLTHEKTAVGFYLSGHLFDEVAAEVRRFARTPIGDLIDSREPQLLAGIVSDFRVINGQRGKLALFKLDDKSATIEATADENVINAHRNLLKDDELVIVQARLQPDRFSGGFRLSIQQAWDLATARCRFGKFLRVAVNGKAPDVQRLVREFPARREQTEQGELVRGLPVRLAVKRDQAVAELQLGEAARFFPSDAALASWMAQADQGIAQVVYD, translated from the coding sequence ATGTTCGTCCACCTGCGCCTGCACACCGAGTTTTCCGTCGTCGACGGCACCAACCGCATCGACGATGTCGTGAAGGCGGCGGCGGCCGACGGCCAGCCGGCGCTGGGCATCACCGACCTGAACAACCTGTTCGGTGCGATCAAGTTCTACAAGGCGGCGCGGGGCGCCGGCGTCAAGCCGCTGATCGGGTCCGAGCTGTTCGTGCAGGGCCTGGGCGCGGATGCCAACGCGCTGTCGCGCCTCCTGGTGCTGGTGCAGAACAAGGCCGGCTACCTGAACCTGTGCGAACTGCTGGCCCGCGCGTGGACCGGCAACGTGGTGCGCGCGCAGGGCGTGTGCAAGCTGGAGTGGCTGCGCGAGCTGGGCGAAGGGCTGATCGTCCTCTCGGGCGCACAGGCCGGGCCCGTGGGGCAGGCGCTGGTGCAGGGCGACGCGTCGCGCGCGAGCCAGGTGGCGCTGGAACTGGCGTCGATCTTCCCGCACCGCTTCTACCTGGAGGTGCAGCGCGCGGGCCGGGCGGATGACGAGACGCACGTCGCGGCCGCGGTGCAGCTGGCGGCCAACCTCAAGCTGCCGGTGGTCGCTTCGCATCCGGTGCAGTTCACCACGCCCGAGGACTACGAGGCGCACGAGGCGCGCGTGTGCATCTCGGAGGGCGAGATCCTGGGCAACCAGCGGCGCGTGCGCAGGTTCACGCAGGAGCAGTACTTCAAGAGCTCGGCGCAGATGGAGCAGCTGTTCGCCGACATCCCCTCGGCCGTGGCCAACACGCTGGAGATCGCGCGCCGCTGCAACCTGGTGCTGGAGCTGGGCAAGCCGCGCCTGCCCAACTTCCCCACGCCCAACGGCATGCCGATCGAGGACTACTTCCGGCTGGCCTCGCACGAGGGCTTGAAGGAGCGCATGGCGCATCTGTACCCGAACGCGGCCAGGCGCGAGAAGGAGATGCCGCGCTACGTGCAGCGGCTGGAGTTCGAGATCAACACCATCCTGAAGATGGGGTTCCCGGGCTACTTCCTGATCGTGGGCGACTTCATCAACTGGGCCAAGAACAACGGCTGCCCGGTGGGCCCGGGCCGCGGTTCGGGCGCCGGCTCGCTGGTGGCCTACGCGCTGAAGATCACCGACCTGGACCCGCTGCAATACAACCTGCTGTTCGAGCGCTTCCTCAACCCCGAGCGCGTGTCGATGCCCGACTTCGACATCGACTTCTGCCAGAGCAACCGCGACCGGGTCATCGAGTACGTCAAGCAGAAGTACGGCCGCGAGGCGGTGAGCCAGATCGCCACCTTCGGCACCATGGCCGCGCGCGCGGCCATCCGTGACGTCGGCCGCGTGCTGGACATGAGCTACACCTTCTGCGACGGCATCAGCAAGCTCATCCCCAACAAGCCGGGCCAGCACATCACCATCGACGGCGCGCTCAAGGTGGAGCCGATCCTGGCCGAGCGGCTGGAGAAGGAAGACGAGGTCAAGACGCTGCTGGGCCTGGCCCAGAAGCTCGAAGGCCTGACGCGCAACGTCGGCATGCACGCGGGCGGCGTGCTCATCGCGCCGGGCAAGCTCACCGACTTCACGCCGCTGTACCAGCAGCCGGGCAGCGAATCGGCCGTCAGCCAGTACGACAAGGACGACGTGGAAGCGGCCGGCCTGGTGAAGTTCGACTTCCTGGGGCTGGCCACCCTCACCATCCTGGAGATCGCCAAGGACTTCATCCGCGCGCGCCACAAGGGGCAGGAGGATTTCGCTTTCGAGAACGTGCCGCTCGATGACGCGGCCACCTACAAGCTGTTCGCCGACGGCAAGACCGAGGCGGTGTTCCAGTTCGAATCGCGCGGCATGCAGGGCATGTTGCGCGACGCGCGGCCCACGCGGCTGGAGGACCTGATCGCGCTGAACGCGCTGTACCGTCCGGGCCCGATGGACCTGATCCCCAGCTTCGTGGCGCGCAAGCACGGCCGCGAGGAGGTGGAGTACCCGCACCCCCTGGTGGCCGAGATGCTCTCGGAGACCTACGGGATCATGGTCTACCAGGAGCAGGTGATGCAGACGGCGCAGATCCTGGGCGGCTACACGCTCGGTGGCGCCGACCTGCTGCGCCGCGCGATGGGCAAGAAGAAGGCCGAGGAGATGGCCCAGCACCGGGAGATCTTCCGGGCCGGCGCCGCGAAGAACGGCATCCCCCAGGAGAAGGCCGACGAGATCTTCGACCTGATGGAGAAGTTCGCGGGCTACGGCTTCAACAAGTCGCACGCCGCCGCGTACTCGCTGCTGGCCTATCACACGGGCTGGCTGAAGGTGCACTACACGGCCGAGTTCTTCTGCGCGAACATGACCGTGGAAATGGACGACACCGACAAGCTGAAGGTGCTGTTCGAGGACGCGATCAAGAACTTCGGCCTGTCGTTCGAGCCGCCGGACGTCAATCGCGGCGTCTACCGCTTCGAGCCGATCTCGGACAAGGTGATCCGCTACGGCCTCGGTGCCGTCAAGGGAACGGGGCAGCAGGCGATCGAGGCCATCGTGCGCGCCCGGGAGGAGGGCGGGCCATTCAAGAGCCTGTACGACTTCAGCGTCCGCGTCGATCGCACGCGCATCAACAAGCGCACGGTGGAGGCGCTGATCAAGGCCGGCGCCTTCGATGCGCTGCACCGCAATCGCGCGGAGCTGGTGGCGTCGATCGACCGGGCCTTCGACTTCGCCGGCGCCTGCGAGGCCAACGCCAACCAGGGCGGCCTGTTCGACATGGGCGACTCGCACGCGGCCAGCACGCAGGAGCCGCCGCTGGTCGAGGCGATGCCGTGGCGCGTCAAGGAGCAGCTCACGCACGAGAAGACGGCCGTCGGCTTCTACCTCTCGGGGCATCTGTTCGACGAGGTCGCGGCCGAAGTGCGGCGCTTCGCCCGCACGCCGATCGGCGACCTGATCGACAGCCGCGAACCGCAGCTGCTGGCCGGCATCGTGAGCGACTTCCGCGTCATCAACGGTCAGCGTGGCAAGCTGGCGCTGTTCAAGCTGGACGACAAGAGCGCCACGATCGAGGCGACCGCGGACGAGAACGTGATCAACGCGCACCGCAACCTGCTCAAGGACGACGAGCTGGTGATCGTCCAGGCGCGGTTGCAGCCCGATCGTTTCTCAGGAGGCTTCCGTCTTTCGATCCAGCAGGCCTGGGACCTGGCCACGGCACGCTGCCGGTTCGGCAAGTTCCTGCGCGTCGCGGTCAACGGCAAGGCGCCGGACGTGCAGCGGCTGGTGCGCGAGTTCCCTGCGCGGCGCGAGCAGACGGAGCAGGGCGAACTGGTGCGCGGGCTGCCCGTGCGTCTGGCGGTGAAGCGCGATCAGGCGGTGGCGGAATTGCAACTCGGTGAAGCGGCGCGGTTTTTCCCGAGCGATGCGGCGCTGGCCAGCTGGATGGCGCAGGCGGACCAGGGGATCGCGCAGGTCGTGTACGACTGA
- the tolQ gene encoding protein TolQ, translating into MNQDLSILQLVLGASWVVQLVMALLVAVSVASWAAIFGKLFSLKRVKSLNEDFEREFWSGTSLNELFANAAQNARSAGPMERIFASGMREYQKLRERRIQDPGTVLDGARRAMRASYQREVDAVESHLSFLASVGSVSPYVGLFGTVWGIMHAFTGLASLQQVTLATVAPGIAEALVATAIGLFAAIPAVVAYNRFARDIDRVAIRLETFIEEFSNILQRNLGAVAAAPAAGHSRF; encoded by the coding sequence ATGAACCAGGACCTTTCCATCCTCCAGCTGGTGCTGGGCGCCAGCTGGGTGGTGCAACTAGTGATGGCGCTGCTCGTGGCGGTGTCGGTCGCCAGCTGGGCCGCCATCTTCGGCAAGCTGTTCTCGCTCAAGCGCGTGAAGTCGCTCAACGAGGACTTCGAGCGCGAATTCTGGTCCGGCACCAGCCTGAACGAGCTGTTCGCCAACGCGGCGCAGAACGCCAGGAGCGCCGGCCCCATGGAGCGCATCTTCGCCAGCGGCATGCGCGAATACCAGAAGCTGCGCGAGCGCCGCATCCAGGACCCGGGCACCGTGCTGGACGGCGCGCGGCGCGCCATGCGGGCCAGCTACCAGCGCGAGGTGGACGCCGTGGAATCCCACCTGTCCTTCCTCGCGTCGGTCGGTTCGGTGTCGCCTTACGTGGGCCTGTTCGGCACCGTGTGGGGCATCATGCACGCCTTCACCGGTCTGGCCAGCCTGCAGCAGGTGACGCTGGCGACCGTGGCCCCCGGCATCGCCGAGGCGCTGGTGGCCACCGCCATCGGCCTGTTCGCCGCCATCCCCGCGGTCGTGGCCTACAACCGCTTCGCGCGCGACATCGACCGCGTGGCGATCCGGCTGGAGACCTTCATCGAGGAGTTCTCCAACATCCTGCAGCGCAACCTGGGCGCGGTGGCCGCGGCCCCGGCCGCCGGGCACTCGAGGTTCTGA
- a CDS encoding biopolymer transporter ExbD, with translation MPAVASRGRGRRTINEINMVPFIDVMLVLLIIFMVTAPLITPSLIDLPTVGKARRSPDRKLEVVIGKDEKLVLKSGDQSRPLSIAELAASVVAVQAGQPADSVAVVISADRSVKYESVVMVMDTLQRAGVQRVGLSVQLAR, from the coding sequence ATGCCGGCCGTCGCCTCCCGCGGACGCGGGCGCCGCACGATCAACGAGATCAACATGGTCCCGTTCATCGACGTCATGCTGGTGCTGCTGATCATCTTCATGGTCACCGCGCCGCTGATCACGCCCAGCCTCATCGACCTGCCCACCGTCGGCAAGGCCCGCCGCTCGCCGGACCGCAAGCTCGAAGTGGTGATCGGCAAGGACGAGAAGCTGGTGCTCAAGTCGGGCGACCAGTCCCGTCCGCTCTCGATCGCGGAACTGGCTGCCTCCGTCGTGGCGGTCCAGGCCGGCCAGCCGGCCGACTCGGTTGCCGTGGTCATCAGCGCCGACCGCAGCGTCAAGTACGAGTCGGTGGTGATGGTGATGGACACGCTGCAGCGCGCGGGCGTGCAGCGCGTCGGCCTCTCCGTGCAACTCGCCCGTTGA
- a CDS encoding LysR family transcriptional regulator gives MPATARDVLTPDALSLLQTVARAGSFAGAARELGLVPSAVTYRVRQIEDALDALLFDRASRQARLTDAGAELLREGERLLGEVDAVASRVRRVATGWESQLTIAVDAIISCGTVMELADAFFEVAPHTRLRLRDEALSGTLAALTSGGADLALGVALLEQGTAAGLHARTLGEIDFVFAVAPHHPLAAMPEPVSDEMIHKHRAVAVADSVQNGTGLTLGLLAGQAVFTVPTMVAKLDAQLRGLGVGFLPEPMARPYVETGRLVAKRVERAPRVVRPSYAWRETGPLGPGRGLQWWLKQLESPATRKALLDRHASALVG, from the coding sequence ATGCCCGCCACCGCCCGCGATGTCCTCACGCCCGACGCGCTGTCGCTGCTGCAGACGGTGGCCCGCGCCGGCAGCTTCGCCGGGGCCGCGCGCGAACTCGGCCTGGTGCCCAGCGCCGTCACCTATCGCGTGCGCCAGATCGAGGACGCGCTCGACGCGCTGCTGTTCGACCGCGCTTCGCGCCAAGCCCGGCTCACCGACGCCGGCGCCGAACTGCTGCGCGAAGGCGAGCGCCTGCTCGGCGAAGTCGATGCGGTCGCCAGCCGCGTGCGGCGCGTCGCCACCGGCTGGGAATCGCAGCTCACGATCGCGGTCGACGCCATCATTTCCTGCGGGACGGTGATGGAACTCGCCGATGCCTTCTTCGAGGTGGCGCCGCACACGCGGCTGCGGCTGCGCGACGAGGCCCTGTCCGGCACGCTGGCGGCGCTCACGTCCGGCGGCGCCGACCTGGCGCTCGGCGTCGCGTTGCTGGAGCAAGGCACGGCGGCCGGACTGCACGCCCGCACGCTCGGCGAGATCGATTTCGTCTTCGCCGTGGCGCCCCACCATCCGCTGGCTGCGATGCCCGAGCCGGTCAGCGACGAGATGATCCACAAGCACCGGGCCGTGGCGGTGGCCGACTCGGTCCAGAACGGCACCGGTCTCACGCTCGGATTGCTGGCCGGGCAGGCCGTGTTCACCGTGCCCACCATGGTGGCCAAGCTCGATGCGCAGCTGCGCGGGCTGGGGGTGGGCTTCCTGCCCGAGCCCATGGCGCGCCCCTACGTCGAAACCGGCCGCCTGGTCGCCAAGCGGGTGGAGCGTGCGCCGCGCGTGGTGCGACCGAGTTACGCGTGGCGCGAGACCGGCCCGCTCGGGCCGGGCCGCGGCCTGCAGTGGTGGCTGAAACAGCTGGAGAGCCCGGCCACGCGCAAGGCGCTGCTGGACCGCCATGCCAGCGCGCTCGTGGGCTGA
- a CDS encoding DUF599 domain-containing protein, whose protein sequence is MQMLAIVPAADWLAALWFFAVWVAYAWYSRRASESGVTLLASTNRWRRRWMLQATSRDPRVLDGIIIQSLSSSPSFFASATLIIIGGLLALLGTTDKAAEFVREIPFAARTSMLVFELKVLALMAIFVFAFFRFTWSMRQYTFAALVLGSMPAPEAFTAGHADREHVAARAGKLVGMAAETFNDGIRAYYFSFAALAWFFSPLVFAVAAAVVAGVLYSREFNSQVLHVLRD, encoded by the coding sequence ATGCAGATGCTCGCCATCGTCCCGGCCGCCGACTGGCTGGCGGCCCTCTGGTTCTTCGCCGTGTGGGTGGCCTATGCCTGGTACTCGCGCCGCGCGAGCGAGAGCGGCGTGACCCTGCTGGCCAGCACCAACCGCTGGCGCAGGCGCTGGATGCTGCAGGCCACCTCGCGCGACCCGCGCGTGCTGGACGGCATCATCATCCAGAGCCTCTCGTCCAGCCCTTCGTTCTTCGCCTCCGCCACGCTGATCATCATCGGCGGCCTGCTGGCCTTGTTAGGCACCACCGACAAGGCCGCCGAGTTCGTGCGGGAGATCCCGTTCGCCGCGCGCACCTCGATGCTGGTGTTCGAGCTCAAGGTGCTCGCTCTGATGGCGATCTTCGTGTTCGCCTTCTTCCGCTTCACCTGGTCGATGCGGCAGTACACCTTCGCCGCCCTCGTGCTGGGGTCCATGCCCGCGCCCGAGGCTTTCACCGCGGGGCACGCCGACCGTGAACATGTCGCGGCCCGCGCGGGCAAGCTGGTGGGCATGGCGGCCGAGACCTTCAACGACGGCATCCGCGCCTACTACTTCTCCTTCGCGGCGCTGGCCTGGTTCTTCTCGCCGCTGGTCTTCGCGGTGGCGGCGGCCGTGGTAGCGGGCGTGCTGTACTCGCGCGAGTTCAACTCGCAAGTGCTGCACGTGCTGCGCGACTGA
- a CDS encoding sulfurtransferase has protein sequence MQDILNISGYLFTPVSDPHALREVLHEAAGAGGLKGTVLLAHEGANLFLAGRGSAIGGFLAVLRAQPGFESFEAKRSWSAEVPSRKLLVKVKREIIRMDQPAIRPQQGRAPSVDARTLRRWLDQGHDDAGRPVVTLDTRNAFEVDCGSFEGAIDWRLSKFSDFAAALQARKQALEGKTVVSFCTGGIRCEKAALYMREAGVEQVWQLEGGILKYFEETGGAHFRGECFVFDGREALDASLQPARG, from the coding sequence GTGCAAGACATCCTGAACATCTCCGGCTACCTCTTCACGCCCGTGTCCGATCCGCACGCGCTGCGTGAAGTGCTTCACGAGGCCGCAGGCGCGGGTGGGCTCAAGGGGACGGTGCTGCTGGCGCACGAAGGCGCCAACCTGTTCCTGGCCGGCCGCGGGAGCGCGATCGGCGGATTCCTGGCGGTGCTGCGCGCCCAGCCGGGCTTCGAGTCGTTCGAGGCCAAGCGCAGCTGGTCGGCCGAAGTGCCGTCCCGAAAACTGCTGGTCAAGGTCAAGCGCGAGATCATCCGCATGGACCAGCCGGCCATCCGGCCGCAGCAAGGCCGCGCGCCGTCGGTCGATGCGCGCACCCTGCGCCGCTGGCTGGACCAGGGCCACGACGACGCCGGCCGCCCGGTCGTGACGCTCGACACGCGCAACGCGTTCGAGGTCGACTGCGGCAGCTTCGAAGGCGCGATCGACTGGCGGCTCTCGAAGTTCAGCGATTTCGCGGCGGCGCTGCAGGCGCGCAAGCAGGCGCTCGAAGGCAAGACCGTGGTGAGCTTTTGCACCGGCGGCATCCGCTGCGAGAAGGCGGCGCTCTACATGCGCGAGGCCGGGGTCGAGCAGGTGTGGCAACTCGAAGGCGGGATCCTGAAGTACTTCGAGGAAACGGGCGGCGCCCACTTCCGCGGCGAGTGCTTCGTGTTCGACGGGCGCGAGGCGCTCGACGCTTCCTTGCAGCCGGCCCGCGGCTGA
- a CDS encoding pirin family protein: MAAAQQLSGHEKDLGGGFKVRRLLPAARRRSVGPFVFFDHFGPVTEHPGEQHDVRPHPHIGLATVTYLFEGAMMHRDSLGTEQLIEPGAINWMTAGRGIVHSERKPEHLRERSFVNHGLQLWVALPEGKEEIDPSFQHTPAGDIPEVAFGPAQVRVLVGEALGVRSPVQPASPTLYLDLALSGGVVDLPPLAPELAVYPISGELRLDGEPMAPHHMLVLEPGRNARIEAAGPARLAVVGGEGVGPRYMYWNFVSSRKERILQASDDWAAQRFDAVPGETEFIPLPPTRFTPPEPMS, encoded by the coding sequence ATGGCCGCCGCACAGCAGCTCTCCGGACACGAGAAGGACTTGGGTGGCGGCTTCAAGGTGCGCCGCCTGTTGCCGGCCGCGCGCCGGCGCAGCGTCGGGCCCTTCGTCTTCTTCGACCATTTCGGCCCGGTGACCGAGCACCCGGGCGAGCAGCACGACGTCCGCCCGCATCCGCACATCGGCCTGGCGACAGTGACCTACCTGTTCGAGGGCGCGATGATGCACCGCGACAGCCTGGGCACCGAGCAGCTGATCGAGCCCGGCGCCATCAACTGGATGACGGCGGGCCGCGGCATCGTGCATTCCGAGCGCAAGCCGGAGCACCTGCGCGAGCGCAGCTTCGTCAACCACGGCCTGCAGCTGTGGGTGGCGCTGCCGGAGGGCAAGGAGGAGATCGATCCCTCCTTCCAGCACACGCCCGCGGGCGACATCCCCGAGGTGGCGTTCGGCCCCGCGCAGGTGAGGGTGCTGGTCGGCGAAGCGCTCGGCGTGCGCTCGCCGGTGCAGCCGGCGTCACCGACCTTGTATCTCGATCTCGCGCTCTCCGGCGGCGTGGTGGACCTGCCGCCGCTCGCGCCCGAGCTGGCGGTCTATCCGATCTCGGGCGAGCTGCGGCTCGATGGCGAGCCGATGGCGCCGCACCACATGCTGGTGCTCGAGCCGGGGCGCAATGCGCGCATCGAGGCTGCGGGCCCGGCACGGCTGGCGGTGGTGGGCGGCGAGGGCGTTGGCCCGCGCTACATGTACTGGAACTTCGTGTCCAGCCGCAAGGAGCGCATCCTGCAGGCCAGCGACGACTGGGCCGCGCAACGCTTTGACGCGGTGCCGGGCGAGACCGAGTTCATCCCGCTGCCGCCCACGCGGTTCACGCCGCCGGAGCCGATGTCCTGA
- a CDS encoding flavodoxin family protein, translating to MANIAVVYHSGYGHTQRQAQAVAEGAGAQLIAIDAEGNLPEGAWEQLAAADAIVFGSPTYMGGPSWQFKKFADASSRPWYASAWKDKLFAGFTNSASTVGDKLSTLNYFITLAMQHGGVWVGTGMMPANTKAATRDDLNWLGVWSGAASVSPSDASPREMFEGDLRFALEFGKRVAQAAARWAKN from the coding sequence ATGGCCAACATCGCAGTCGTCTACCACTCCGGCTACGGCCACACGCAGCGCCAGGCGCAAGCCGTGGCCGAGGGCGCGGGCGCCCAGCTGATCGCCATCGACGCCGAAGGCAACCTGCCCGAAGGCGCGTGGGAGCAACTGGCCGCGGCGGACGCGATCGTCTTCGGATCGCCCACCTACATGGGCGGCCCGAGCTGGCAGTTCAAGAAGTTCGCGGACGCCTCGTCCAGGCCCTGGTACGCCTCGGCCTGGAAGGACAAGCTGTTCGCCGGCTTCACCAACAGCGCCAGCACGGTGGGCGACAAGCTGAGCACGCTCAACTACTTCATCACCCTGGCCATGCAGCACGGCGGCGTGTGGGTGGGCACGGGCATGATGCCCGCCAACACCAAGGCCGCCACGCGGGACGACCTCAACTGGCTGGGCGTGTGGAGCGGCGCCGCTTCGGTGTCGCCCTCGGACGCGTCGCCGCGGGAAATGTTCGAAGGCGACCTCCGGTTCGCCCTCGAGTTCGGCAAGCGCGTCGCGCAGGCTGCGGCGCGCTGGGCGAAGAACTAG
- a CDS encoding DoxX family protein — protein sequence MSTTSPNTYGSPAAVGTTSGTQDAASLVGRILLAWLFVPAGYAKIAGFAGTAGYIASKGLPMPELAAALAILVELGLGLLLLVGWQARWAALGLAIFVAVITPLFHNFWAMPEAQQMMQKQAFWKNLAVVGGLLYVYAFGPGGWSLDGRKRR from the coding sequence ATGAGCACCACCAGTCCCAACACTTACGGCAGCCCTGCCGCGGTCGGCACCACGTCCGGAACGCAGGACGCCGCCAGCCTGGTGGGCCGCATCCTGCTGGCCTGGCTTTTCGTTCCCGCGGGCTACGCCAAGATCGCCGGCTTCGCCGGCACGGCCGGCTACATCGCGTCCAAGGGCTTGCCGATGCCCGAGCTGGCGGCCGCGCTGGCCATCCTCGTCGAGCTCGGCCTGGGCCTGCTGCTGCTGGTCGGCTGGCAGGCTCGCTGGGCCGCGCTGGGCCTGGCCATCTTCGTCGCCGTGATCACGCCCCTCTTCCACAACTTCTGGGCCATGCCCGAAGCGCAGCAGATGATGCAGAAGCAGGCCTTCTGGAAGAACCTCGCCGTCGTCGGCGGCCTGCTCTACGTCTATGCCTTCGGCCCCGGTGGCTGGAGCCTGGACGGCCGCAAGCGCCGCTGA
- a CDS encoding cell envelope integrity protein TolA: protein MQATERPEFTPPPEGGLTRSIGMALLAHAVLVLGLSWGVKWKRDDSAVMAEAELWANAPVQAAPKPVEAPPAPPPPPPAPPQPTQAQRDAEIALERERERKEAEEKARREEAERQKQLAERKRQQQEEARKQEQARRAEEKRKEEQARARREQEEEKRLAELRTENMKRMQGMAGATGARESTGTALRSAGPSASYAGRLSAHFQRHVVFPGGVDTIVGNPQAVVQVRVSPTGEIVSARLSRSSGNAAWDEAAVRAIERSERIPPDVDGRYVSEFPVEMRPKR, encoded by the coding sequence ATGCAGGCCACCGAACGCCCTGAATTCACGCCGCCGCCCGAAGGCGGGCTGACGCGATCCATCGGGATGGCGCTGCTGGCCCACGCGGTGCTCGTGCTAGGGCTCAGCTGGGGCGTCAAGTGGAAGCGGGACGACAGCGCGGTCATGGCGGAGGCCGAACTCTGGGCCAACGCGCCGGTGCAGGCCGCGCCGAAGCCGGTCGAGGCGCCGCCCGCTCCACCGCCGCCGCCGCCGGCCCCGCCGCAGCCCACGCAGGCGCAGCGCGATGCGGAGATCGCCCTGGAACGCGAGCGCGAGCGGAAGGAAGCGGAAGAAAAGGCCCGCCGCGAAGAGGCCGAGCGCCAGAAGCAGCTGGCCGAGCGCAAGCGCCAGCAGCAGGAAGAAGCGCGCAAGCAGGAGCAGGCCCGCCGCGCCGAGGAAAAGCGCAAGGAAGAACAGGCCCGCGCCCGCCGCGAGCAGGAAGAGGAAAAGCGCCTGGCCGAGCTGCGCACGGAGAACATGAAGCGCATGCAGGGCATGGCCGGCGCCACGGGTGCGCGCGAGTCCACCGGGACGGCACTGCGGTCAGCCGGTCCGAGCGCCAGCTACGCGGGCCGCCTCTCGGCGCACTTCCAGCGCCACGTGGTCTTTCCCGGCGGCGTGGACACGATCGTCGGCAACCCGCAGGCCGTGGTGCAGGTGCGGGTGTCGCCCACCGGCGAGATCGTCAGCGCCCGCCTGAGCCGCTCGAGCGGCAACGCCGCCTGGGATGAGGCCGCGGTGCGGGCGATCGAGCGCAGCGAGCGCATTCCGCCGGATGTGGATGGGCGGTATGTGTCGGAGTTTCCGGTGGAGATGCGGCCGAAGCGGTAG
- a CDS encoding pirin family protein, which translates to MLTLRKSQERGHADHGWLNSYHSFSFANYYDAQHMGWGNLRVINEDRIAPGTGFGTHGHRDMEIISYVLEGNLAHKDSMGNVKGIPPGDVQRMSAGTGVQHSEFNHADGQTTHFLQIWIEPSVRGIPPGYEQKTFADTEKRGRLRLVASPDAAEGSVKIHANARLYAGLFDGDESAELQLASGRKGYVHLVRGELEVNGKTLRTGDAALLDNETRVQVRQGRDAEVLVFDLEP; encoded by the coding sequence ATGCTGACCCTTCGCAAGTCCCAGGAACGCGGCCATGCCGACCACGGCTGGCTCAACTCGTACCACAGCTTTTCATTCGCCAACTACTACGACGCGCAGCACATGGGCTGGGGCAACCTGCGCGTGATCAACGAGGACCGCATCGCCCCGGGCACCGGCTTCGGCACGCACGGCCACCGCGACATGGAGATCATCAGCTACGTGCTGGAGGGCAACCTCGCGCACAAGGACAGCATGGGCAACGTCAAGGGCATCCCGCCTGGCGACGTGCAGCGGATGAGCGCCGGCACCGGCGTGCAGCACAGCGAGTTCAACCACGCGGACGGGCAGACCACGCACTTCCTGCAGATCTGGATCGAGCCCAGCGTGCGCGGCATCCCGCCGGGCTACGAGCAGAAGACGTTTGCCGACACCGAGAAGCGCGGCCGCCTGCGCCTGGTCGCTTCGCCCGACGCGGCGGAAGGCTCGGTCAAGATCCACGCCAACGCGCGGCTGTACGCCGGGCTGTTCGACGGCGATGAATCCGCCGAGCTGCAGTTGGCCAGCGGCCGCAAGGGCTATGTCCACCTGGTGCGCGGCGAACTTGAAGTGAACGGCAAGACCCTGCGCACGGGAGACGCCGCCCTGCTCGACAATGAGACCCGGGTGCAGGTGCGCCAGGGCCGCGACGCCGAAGTGCTGGTGTTCGACCTGGAGCCCTGA